The DNA region GCAGCTCTCTCTAGACTTGGTCAATGTTGGCCGTCAGCGCCTGGACTTCCTGCCCATTCTGGAGCACTCTGGGACCTACAGGGAGGCCGCCGCCCACACAGGTACCTTCGCCCAGGAAATCATCACCCTGGTGcatcaggtcaaaggtcagcacaGCCTGAGGAAATCTAGTACATGCTAGTAACGCCTTCTAAGTGTCTGTTGTCTGCTTTTACAGAACAGTATTTCAAAGGCGACAGCATCACTCTGACAGAGCGATTCTCAGCTCCACAACAAGACTGCCTCCCTGAAGAAGAGACTGAGGAGTTGACGTTGAACAAGAGGTTCAGCACTAACCCGTGAGTGTGGAAATAAAATATCATTACTAATTTTGGGGATAAATATTTACCTCAACCTGATGGAATAATGAAGTGTTTTTAATGTGCTCTTCTTCAGAGGCTTCAGTTTAAATACAAGCTCTCTGCTTGATGTCGACATTCCTCTGTTCTCCAGACTTGGACCCGTACAGGTAAATTAACCTAAAGCATCTAAAGTGTTTAGCTGCTGATTTGCAAACTAAATCATAACATGGCAGTGTTTTATATGAATAATCATCTGTGAAGAACGAGTTAACATTAATGATAACGTGCCCACAGGATTTGAATCATCTGCCGGTGCGAGACCCAGGAGATTTGAGACACAACCTGGAgaaaaggaggcaggagagacTCGAAGGTGTTAAAGTCACAATACAGGGGAGCAACATGTCACTGAGGGGACTGGACCCAGCCAGGTGAGTTTTCGGGACCTGGGCTGGGGCTAAGACGGAGGCCTAATGACTAAACCTATTTTGAACCTGTCTTCGTGTTCCTGTCAGTGAGCTGGAGTTCGACGACGAGGAGGATTTGGTGCCGATAGAGGATGAAGAAGTTTCCATCTTGCTCCAGGAGCAAAACAGGAGACAAGAAATCAACATGGTGAGCTTGACCTGAGTCTGATGGTGAAAGCCTGAAAGCTTTAAATTCCTAGTGAGTTATTAATGTTTGTTAACAGGCTcagaggagagctgctccacACTTCCAGAGCAGAAACAACCGTGGCAGGAACCAGAGAGGAAAAATGAGACTGAGGAACAACAACTTCCCAGGTCCATTACGTGTGTTTGTCTAGGCCACTGCCACTCTGTAGTCACTGCTcgtctctgcatcatcatccaTGTGACACATTTAGATGTGTTGTGCAACCCCTGGCAGGTAGTTGGGCAGTGGAATGTTCCCTCTGACCTGCTGACACGCTAGCGTTTTAGGATCCCGCCCTCACACCGATCAGCTGCTAATCATACCCGAGCTCGTCCAGTCCCAGCTGCCTGCCTTCATACTCGCCACTGTTTATTTACTGACTCACCTTCTGACTCCGGAGGTTCTGATGTGTCTCATCTTTCTGCTTTTCCCAGGTCCTCACTGGTGATCGGACAGCGGAAAGGTATAAGTTACAGACTCTGATCGTTCCTGACAGATTACAGAGAAATGTTTTCTGGGTCCAAACTGTTGATTAACAGTGTTGACAGTGAACTTGATTTTTTGATTTTCTACTTTTTCTTtcctcatgtttttttaaaactgtaGGATGAttgacataaataataaatataactatTGATTCGTCATGAACAGCGTCTCTGTAGTGAAGCACACACTATTTATGGTTAAACTGCTTATTGATGATTAGTTActtgtgtggttttgtttgctttatgGAGTTGCACCATTAAACCGGTTGAAACTAAAATGTCTCTCTGATTTTGTGATGGCATTTATATGTAATAAAAAGCTTCATCACAAAAACGGTCTGCGCTGTTGCTGTAAATGCACAGGCTTTAGCCTCCACTCAGCTGTGATGAAGCCTGAATCGTGTCAGGACAAGGACACAGGCTCAAGTCAACAACGTTATAAAAGACAAAGAAGctgagtaaaaacaaaaatctgtcGTCTCAGTAGCAAGAAATAGTGTTTGTTggatgtatttttatatttacaaatttaccttttatttttacacctCATGGTGACAAAGTGAACACATTTCCTCTACACATTTATAAACAGTCAGCTCAGTATTTTAAATTCTCTGTACAGCTGGGGAGTCCCCCCATAGAGTAGCTGATACTCGTCCTGTTAGGGTGGAGCGTGGGTCCTGACACAGCTCTGTCTTCTACATGTAGACGTGTTTAAGGGAACAAGCGAACAGGATGCGTGACCACAGCACAGTCACAGTAGACGTCAGTACTGAATTGATAAATATGAGCCCAAGGTGGTGTTTCATCTATTTAAAACTTCATCTACAGCTCAGTAAACAGTGCGGTGAACATGTTTTAATTTTAGCTGCTCAGTTACTTATCAACAGTCTAAAACACTGGATGATTAAAATAGAATGTGCAGAATTTGAGAAAACAACCCTGAGTTCAGATTAGTTGGACTTAAGTCTGAATAGGACCTAGTTTCGTTCCTTATCTTGTAGCTGGTTACAGCAGCAACTCTGTCACCCACATGGAACTGTTGATTCTGGAGAATCTTATTTAACAGTACATTTCAGTTTCAATCACTCAGATATTAACGTCTTGCAGCAGGGGCTTCATCCGGTGACTTTACCTCAGTTTAGGTGCAAACCACAGCTGCTGTTCGAAAAAGGCACAAAGGTGAGAGGCTGCGCTGAGACGGACGTTCCCTCAGGCACAGGCTCGGCCCACGAGGCCAGACTGAGGCGGGGGCAGAACCAGTCAACAGAACTCTCTGGCTCCAGGACTAATTCACATCAGAGGAGGTCTGAGCGTGTCTTTGTTCTACTGGGTCCATAATGTTCTAATCCAAACATCTCCCAGACCTGTGGCTTCATTAACAAAACTGATCCCACTGTGACGTAagtctgtcctgcagcagcttttccTTTAATCTGGTTACGGATCGTGACCTCGGAGCTTACTTGAATCCCAAACATCCCTCGGTTACGAGTCCTGACAGGGATGTTGTCTTGTGTAACAGTGACAGTTTGTCGTGTTTCCGTGGCATCAGCTGACTGGTCCCGGTCCAGCGGGGAGCGGCtcctcctgtgaggacgcctgGGTTCAGACGTGTGTCAGAGGCGGGAGTCACAGGGGAGCGGACGGAAGGCCACCTCCATGTTCTCCTCCATGATGATGTCAAAGCGGCACATCAGAGGCctgaagcaggaaacagcgGTCAGACAACATTCTCACTGTTAAAACGTCTACTGAGCAGAGCTGCGACCTTTCGGGGCGCTCCAGAGGTGTGAATCTTATCCGCAGCAGCCTGATCTTGTACCGAGGCCCGATCACGTTGCCGGTGCTGATGCGCATGGAGATCTTCTGGACGTGAGGCAGGTCCTCGTCAAACTGGGCCAGCAGGCGCGTGGAGGTGTACTGCTCGAAGCGGAGGAGCTTACTGCGGCAGAGGGCAGGGACAGTGACtgcgctgctgatgctgaagctcaGAGAGGCtgccgatgctgctgctggaggctgcagcgctggtTTAACCTGGTGTAACTGACTCTAAAGCTGCTTTTAATTCCCCTCCCCACCCAAGCAAACGCTAATGATGTGCTGTTTAGTCTGTCTGCTCACGTTAAGCTGTTGCGGCTGCCGCAGGTTTGTCTGACCACAACCCAGTTTTCCAGAcatcatcacttcctgtttatggGTCTGGTTGTCACGATAACCCCGCCTCCAGCTTTTGCCATTAAGAGGATTCGCGTGTCAGTGCTGCTCATTCAAGAAGACATGccttgtgtgtgagtgggtgtgtgtctggtggTCGGGTGAACCCACGGCACCGACATCCAGAACCACCAGGTGCAGCACAATTAGCACAAGCCTCCATGACCTGCTGGcctccagcatcagcagcctcctccagcccgAGCTTAAAGGCTTAAGCACAGCGCCTACGCTGAAGGCTGGACGGCTCCCTGTGGTCTATAGCAGGGTTCTACCGACAGACTCACTGGTCTATTCGCGCCTCAGTGAAGTTTCGGCCACTGTGCAATCGGATGTAGACCACCCCCCAGCGGAGGTACTGGTTCCAGGTCACCATGTCCACTCTGTAGCTCAGCTCTGTGGAAAGAGTGACAGGTCTAAGTGCAGGCTACAGATGAGTCTGTTTCCTCACGTTCAAAGCCAGACTCACTCCTGTAGGGCAGCGAGGCCGTGGTGCTGAAGAAGACCTGGGTCTGTCCGAGCTTCAGCAGCGTCTCGCGCCACTGGCTCACGTCGTAACCTGCAGGTGGGAGCACACAGGTGACGTCATCAGTCTGAGAAGAACCACGGAGCCACAGCTTGTGACTGTTTCCATCCAGCACCCACCGAGCACGGGGCAGGACGCAGGTTTGAAGGCGTCGCACTGCAGACACCGGCCGTCCAGGAAGTCGCTGTAGGACGAGCAGGGGTAGCCCATGAGGCTGCAGGTCCGATTCAGGGagcacaggaagaggaagacggagCGCTGGTGGTCACACACAAAGTAGGATTTACCTGGAAGACAAAGAGGACCCACTGCAgctggaggggggaggagggggggggtctgtctCCCACCGATGCTACGAGTGTCTGTGTACCTGCAAAGATGGTTTTGGGACACCCCGGCTGGTCGGCACCACCGTTGGCATAGAAGTCGATATGACCGTGGGCTCCTCTGAGTCCAAACGCTGCCGGGGAACAGAGAGTCAGGACTCATGCGCTGGAGGAAGcaggtcaggggtcaaaggtcaatcaCAGTCAGTCACGCTCACAGTTCATGTCGGTGTGAAGTACGTCCACGAACGCGGCGTCCGAGGGGTCCAGCCGCTCCTCCGGTGTGGCGCTGGTAAACATGGGGCCCGCCGGGTCCAGACCTGGACGAAGGACACGTTACAGGACGGAGGGAacctgagctgctgccacgTTTCTCTGCGTCCAAACGTTCACCTGTGATCCGGCCGATCTTTCCCTTCAGGTTGGCTCCCACGAATCCGGCCAGGTGAGCGCCGAGGCTGACGCCGATGAGGTGGACCGAGCTCAGGGAggccccctcctcctgcagacacattcacatctcatcatcatcgttTGGGAAGACAGCCTCTGAACTCCTCCTCAAGCAGACCCGAGGCGAGGCCTCACCTCCATGGCCGCGATGAAGCCGGTCAGGTTGTGAGCGGCCTCCCTGGTGTAGGACACAGCCGTGAAGTAGTTGAGGTTGGCCGCCCCCCGGTTCCAGTCCACCACGATGACGTTCATGTCCTCCTGCTCAGACAGCAGGCGCACGATGTGCTCGATCCAGATGGGCGGCGCCCCGGTGGGCCGGTAGCCGTGGATGACGAAGGCCGTCGGCCGGGAGAGGTTGAAGAGCGGCTGCGTGGACAGGTGGTGGTGGCTGAGCTCGTGGCCACAGTCGAGGTTGGAGCGAGTGTAGAGCAGCAGGCGGACGTACAGGCTGGTACCGATGAAGCAGTGGGACAGGTTGAGATCTGTGAAGTTGTCACAGAACTCGCCtgctccactctcctcctgaCCTGGATGCACAGGTGGAGCAAGGCAGCATCAGCCCACCACCAAAAAGGTTTAGGTTCATCTGCTGGGGACTCTGAATTAAATGAACCCTGAGGGTTCACACAGTCCCAGCAAACTAAAACTGCTCAAAGTGTGAAAGTGACCAGAATCCCCATTCAGTGCTGGGGTTAATTATTGGGTTTTAGGGGTGGTCTAAAACACAGGTTCCTCATCTTGACCTTATAATCTGCCCCAGAAGAACCAGTGGAGACCTAAGCTTGGTTCTAGCTCTGCTCTGCAATTACAGTAACACACCAATGCAAAACTGCCCTCAATAGGATCAGGCTGCTATAAAAAACACCTCATCCCCGCAACAGGTGattacagctgtcaatcacatgaGGAGGCAGGGTTAAGGAAAAGAAGTGGCCCCAAtccagacccacacacacactagtagaCTCTGAGTCCCAGATGGAGCCTGTTCCTCCCTAAGCTGTCCTGCAGACTCACACCGTGGATTTGTGCGTATTTAGAGTCCAACAGTTATTTTTATCTGAATTGTTTCCAGGTCTGATCCTATACGGTAACGACATAGAAGAGCACCACCAACACAGTTAAGCTCTAACTGTGGCCAGTGAGTACTCAGCGATCACGATGTCTGTGTTCTTACCtttgcagagcaggaggagtccGAGCAGAGCCAGGAGTCTGTGGGGCAGCATCGTTCCTGCAGCCGCCGAGACGTGGAGGAACAAATGACGAGAAGAGGAGCTCAGAGTGCAGAGAAGGAGGGATCGACTGCAGGAGGGAGGGATTAGCaccagggagggagggggagggagggagagggtgagTTTCTGGAATGATGGAGAGGCAACGGAACTATTGGTAATTACAACTAGTGATCAGCAATCTTTAACCTCGAGCTTTGGGCCAAGATAGAACATAAAGAGCACAACATGCGTCTACACAAATGGAGTCAATAAATGCACCCAGCGTGGTAGATAAGAAACGGCGCTCGCCTGCATTTCAAAGGGTGTGTGATGTGGTGAAGCCACAGCAGCCAAGGTTATTTATAGAGCGCACCCGCCCCGGCCTCTGTGTGCCCGTTAGCAGAATCTGAACCTCCTCAGAGCACCCAAACTTTATGAGGGAGAGCGTCTGGGCCCAGACCGGTGCCAGGCATCACCAACCGGACCcggcaggaaaacaaacaacaggaagaaccagtaataataatagcacTTTATTGATCCAACATAGAGGAATttattctctgcatttttacccgtcccctgggggagcagtgggctccCACAGTGCGGCACCCGGGAGCTAGtgcgaagtgtcttactcagggACACACTTGGCGCTgatgctctggtgggcttcgaacccagaacctctctaccaactgagccaccaagccactgTAAGACAGAACACAGTCCCAGACCGATGCCTCACCAACTGGACCCGGTGGgaaaacagaggaggaacatgCTTCTGTCCTCCACTTCTGAGCCAGTCGCCAAAGAGCGGGtagaaaaacagtcacacagctgcttctgcttcctTAAGTCTCAGCTTCAGGGGCTGCAACCACCACTGTCTCCACTAGAGGTCCTTTTCCAGGCTGCTCAACTCCTGAATCCACTGAGAGCACCTCTAACTGAACAACCCAGGCAGACACAGCACCTGATGCTTCTCACTCTCAGAATATGAGGCTTTATCTCTGACATCAGTGAACTGGTGACACCAGATAACAGCTGACATGGGACAATCACTGCATGGATTTctttaaaatggaaagaaaactGATGTAAATAGGATTTTCTGTGACTTTACAGTAAAGTCTTCCACTTAATTACAACACTGATCACACtgatatgaacacacacacacacacacacacacac from Betta splendens chromosome 4, fBetSpl5.4, whole genome shotgun sequence includes:
- the lipib gene encoding lipase member H, with protein sequence MLPHRLLALLGLLLLCKGQEESGAGEFCDNFTDLNLSHCFIGTSLYVRLLLYTRSNLDCGHELSHHHLSTQPLFNLSRPTAFVIHGYRPTGAPPIWIEHIVRLLSEQEDMNVIVVDWNRGAANLNYFTAVSYTREAAHNLTGFIAAMEEEGASLSSVHLIGVSLGAHLAGFVGANLKGKIGRITGLDPAGPMFTSATPEERLDPSDAAFVDVLHTDMNSFGLRGAHGHIDFYANGGADQPGCPKTIFAGKSYFVCDHQRSVFLFLCSLNRTCSLMGYPCSSYSDFLDGRCLQCDAFKPASCPVLGYDVSQWRETLLKLGQTQVFFSTTASLPYRKLSYRVDMVTWNQYLRWGVVYIRLHSGRNFTEARIDHKLLRFEQYTSTRLLAQFDEDLPHVQKISMRISTGNVIGPRYKIRLLRIRFTPLERPERPLMCRFDIIMEENMEVAFRPLPCDSRL